In one window of Hyalangium gracile DNA:
- a CDS encoding vWA domain-containing protein, whose protein sequence is MNKTSTFLALAGVLALVALVLGMPRVVSPPPPPQPHIATPVIPTPPPPPAPPASTSQGSLTMTSRLSHPYIIPGSSDVFVTVDVTGAQVPGARRSPVNLALVIDRSGSMNGYKLAQAKQAARQLVGMLSEEDRLAIVHYGSDVKSLPGMQATYSNRGRMLQYIDGIWDEGGTNISAGLTTGQHQVNAARGQYQVNRIILISDGQPTEGVTDEESLKRVVKNIRAEGVTVSSIGVGTDFNEDLMQAFAEHGAGAYGFLEDAGKLASLFQKDLQQASTQVARNVELSFELPAGVTLGEVLGYRAHQAGSTVRVALPDFSAGQTERVVARVTVVGAAVGQAVNVTALKLAYTDLLKNGTVESGAALSAMVTDRREEVVARQDKEATVYAVRARSAANLQKAAEALKVGRREEAQQLIQQNQAMFDEAASVAGAPAVAADKAEQQAAYEEYESARGDEAVNAAVKRSKAKALKDFGRLGSTY, encoded by the coding sequence ATGAACAAGACCTCGACTTTCCTGGCCCTGGCCGGCGTGCTCGCGCTGGTGGCCCTGGTGCTGGGGATGCCGCGCGTGGTGTCCCCTCCCCCGCCGCCCCAGCCGCACATCGCCACCCCGGTCATCCCCACTCCCCCGCCTCCGCCTGCACCGCCGGCCAGCACCTCGCAGGGCTCGCTGACGATGACGAGCCGGCTGAGCCACCCCTACATCATCCCGGGCAGCTCGGATGTGTTCGTCACGGTGGACGTGACGGGCGCGCAGGTGCCGGGGGCCAGGCGCAGCCCGGTGAACCTGGCGCTGGTGATTGACCGGTCCGGCTCCATGAATGGCTACAAGCTGGCGCAGGCCAAGCAGGCCGCGCGGCAGCTGGTGGGCATGCTGTCCGAGGAGGACCGGCTGGCCATCGTCCACTACGGCTCGGACGTGAAGAGCCTGCCGGGCATGCAGGCCACGTACTCCAACCGGGGGCGGATGCTGCAGTACATCGACGGCATCTGGGACGAGGGCGGCACCAACATCAGCGCGGGCCTGACGACGGGCCAGCACCAGGTGAACGCGGCGCGGGGCCAGTACCAGGTCAACCGCATCATCCTCATCAGCGACGGGCAGCCCACCGAGGGCGTGACGGATGAGGAGAGCCTGAAGCGGGTGGTGAAGAACATCCGCGCCGAGGGCGTGACGGTGAGCTCCATCGGCGTGGGCACGGACTTCAACGAGGATCTGATGCAGGCGTTCGCCGAGCACGGCGCGGGCGCGTACGGCTTCCTGGAGGACGCGGGCAAGCTGGCCAGCCTCTTCCAGAAGGATCTGCAGCAGGCCAGCACGCAGGTGGCGCGCAACGTGGAGCTGTCCTTCGAGCTGCCCGCCGGGGTGACGCTGGGCGAGGTGCTGGGCTACCGGGCGCACCAGGCCGGCAGCACGGTGCGCGTGGCGCTGCCGGACTTCTCGGCGGGCCAGACGGAGCGGGTGGTGGCGCGGGTGACGGTGGTGGGCGCGGCGGTGGGCCAGGCGGTGAACGTGACGGCGCTGAAGCTGGCGTACACGGATCTGCTGAAGAACGGGACGGTGGAGAGCGGGGCCGCGCTGTCGGCGATGGTGACGGACCGCCGCGAGGAGGTGGTGGCCCGGCAGGACAAGGAGGCCACGGTGTACGCGGTGCGGGCGCGCAGCGCGGCCAACCTCCAGAAGGCGGCCGAGGCGCTGAAGGTGGGCCGTCGCGAGGAGGCCCAGCAGCTCATCCAGCAGAACCAGGCCATGTTCGACGAGGCGGCCTCGGTGGCGGGCGCTCCGGCGGTGGCCGCGGACAAGGCCGAGCAGCAGGCGGCCTACGAGGAGTACGAGTCGGCGCGGGGCGACGAGGCGGTGAACGCGGCGGTGAAGCGCTCCAAGGCCAAGGCGCTCAAGGACTTCGGCCGGCTGGGCTCGACGTACTGA
- a CDS encoding serine/threonine-protein kinase, whose protein sequence is MADAVPLSDAPAPLPAGTQVGPWRVVAWAGQGAYGAVYRAVPVHAQHLPPVALKVALRPGDARFFREAQLLSRMSHPSVPRLRDSGTWQSPEGTLHPWLTMEWVEGVPLYHWAWNPAVSSRECFGVLAQLARALQALHEMGALHRDFKGENVLVRRADGRAMLTDFGLGCFPGAERLTPAGVCLGTPLYRSPEAGEFELNRRHHRSAPYVHTPADDLYALGMVGCRLLTGEYPEWVEPTQDEQGTWRVRRVRTPASLRGVEPSVRACLVRLLSVSPEQRGTAAECAEVLEQASRPPWAMGPRWSWLAMAAGLTLVVWSGWTVAARFEEKGSLALVRTEEESSLDAGTAGLGEAAASASMAQSLEPSAPAPLAEEPPPDPQPGQVRPDAKGRCPHKRQVALNGACWVPLNLEECEALGSNGNAKMFKGRCYVPALSPERPSTSDSTNTP, encoded by the coding sequence TTGGCTGACGCGGTTCCACTCTCGGATGCCCCGGCCCCGCTGCCCGCTGGCACGCAGGTGGGCCCCTGGCGCGTGGTGGCCTGGGCGGGACAAGGGGCCTATGGCGCCGTCTACCGGGCAGTGCCTGTCCACGCCCAGCACTTGCCACCCGTGGCGCTCAAGGTGGCGCTGCGCCCGGGAGACGCTCGCTTCTTTCGCGAGGCACAGCTGCTCTCGCGGATGAGCCATCCGAGCGTTCCCCGGCTGAGGGACAGCGGCACGTGGCAGTCTCCGGAGGGGACGCTGCATCCGTGGCTCACGATGGAGTGGGTGGAGGGGGTGCCGCTGTACCACTGGGCCTGGAACCCCGCCGTGTCCTCGCGGGAGTGCTTCGGCGTGCTGGCGCAGCTGGCGAGGGCGCTGCAGGCCCTGCACGAGATGGGGGCGCTGCACCGCGACTTCAAGGGAGAGAACGTGCTGGTGCGCCGCGCGGATGGCCGGGCCATGCTCACGGACTTCGGGCTGGGCTGTTTCCCGGGGGCCGAGCGGCTGACGCCCGCGGGTGTCTGCCTGGGCACGCCACTGTATCGCTCGCCGGAGGCGGGCGAGTTCGAGCTCAACCGTCGGCACCATCGCTCGGCTCCCTACGTCCACACGCCCGCGGATGACTTGTACGCGCTGGGAATGGTGGGGTGCCGGCTGCTGACGGGGGAGTACCCGGAGTGGGTGGAGCCGACGCAGGATGAGCAGGGCACCTGGCGGGTGCGCAGGGTGCGAACGCCCGCCTCACTTCGAGGGGTGGAGCCTTCCGTGCGTGCCTGCCTCGTGCGCCTGCTCTCGGTGAGTCCCGAGCAGCGCGGCACGGCGGCGGAGTGCGCCGAGGTGCTGGAGCAGGCCTCGCGCCCGCCATGGGCCATGGGGCCGAGGTGGTCGTGGCTCGCGATGGCGGCGGGCCTGACGCTGGTGGTGTGGAGCGGGTGGACGGTGGCCGCGCGGTTCGAGGAGAAGGGCTCATTGGCGCTGGTGAGGACCGAGGAGGAAAGCTCGCTGGACGCAGGCACGGCGGGGCTTGGAGAGGCTGCGGCGAGCGCTTCAATGGCGCAGTCGCTGGAGCCTTCCGCGCCCGCGCCTCTTGCGGAGGAGCCTCCCCCTGATCCGCAACCCGGGCAGGTGCGGCCTGATGCGAAGGGGCGCTGCCCTCACAAGCGCCAGGTCGCCCTCAACGGGGCCTGCTGGGTGCCGTTGAACCTCGAGGAGTGCGAGGCGCTCGGCTCCAATGGCAACGCCAAGATGTTCAAGGGACGGTGCTATGTGCCGGCCCTGTCCCCGGAGCGTCCCTCGACCTCTGATTCCACGAACACTCCTTGA
- a CDS encoding tetratricopeptide repeat protein, which yields MPLRVPAPGRADIAVLTVIPQELFAAREALNLSEKTRSKDEVGTISYRGEVSSALTGRRYDVVLICLGRAGNAVSAASVQDVILRYQPQAVLLMGIAAGLRGKVRVGEVVLSERVVAYEPAAAVRAPDGNSRQEPRPESQVIPHRMNQDVTHYRPEPERLQRRFMTLGGRFPEAGQDKESFYQEHVATRITVKTATIASGEKLLRDPARLLEVRALHGKIEVGEMEAVGLMEACQRSEVPWLVIRGISDFGDEFKDDRFHELASRTAAVVLADFIEHGLQLPERSGPSGSRRWPMLAVGALLLMGGAGLYWANGAREKNVPAALCKSSPGPSPFKRPDATHFLVAHFEGSPSADQSFSEVVSTQVMRALKTYNEEALRNPREVDLEVPEDSLEIGRLDCFIESHAQAEAVARALDADVVIWGQAFLNPSDNGYTIRPHATLYHADGSIRRGGESKIEVRSLGHLDLPALRSTEPFLLVQFAVGLHLYERGEYWLAARFFEKSAEHVVSKERGAAEIKYILGEVYLHAQALEPSLRYSKEALELERGRGSSLESALLNNLGSVLEAREDYQAALEHYQQAIAVSEKALGKDNPDMAVPLNNMGTLFFAQGKHPEALSYLRRSLEISEKALGKDHPEVAGRLNNMGGVLQAQGKYAEALTHYQRALVVSERALGKEHPHVATVLNNMGSALRAQGKDEEALEKYQRALGIVEKALGKRHHSMVPILNGIGHILMAQEEYAEALERYQQGLVISKESLGEEHPDVVIGLSNVGGALMGMGDYAKAEEICQQALILARRVLGEDHPFTQRVRANLEQVRSHQ from the coding sequence ATGCCGCTTCGCGTACCTGCCCCGGGTCGGGCTGACATCGCGGTCCTGACCGTCATCCCACAGGAACTGTTCGCGGCGCGAGAAGCGCTGAACCTCTCCGAGAAGACACGCTCCAAGGATGAGGTGGGCACCATCTCCTATCGCGGCGAGGTGAGCTCGGCGCTGACAGGCCGCAGATATGATGTCGTCCTCATCTGTCTGGGGCGGGCGGGAAATGCTGTCTCAGCCGCGTCTGTCCAGGATGTCATCTTACGGTATCAGCCTCAGGCCGTGCTGCTCATGGGCATCGCCGCGGGCCTGCGCGGCAAGGTCAGGGTTGGTGAGGTGGTGCTCTCGGAGCGGGTGGTTGCCTACGAACCCGCGGCCGCCGTACGTGCGCCGGATGGGAATTCCCGTCAGGAGCCACGGCCAGAGAGCCAGGTCATCCCCCATCGGATGAACCAGGATGTCACGCACTACCGGCCAGAGCCCGAGCGCCTCCAGCGGCGCTTCATGACACTCGGAGGGCGATTCCCCGAGGCAGGGCAAGACAAGGAGTCGTTCTATCAGGAGCACGTCGCCACCCGGATCACGGTGAAGACGGCGACGATCGCCAGCGGCGAGAAGCTCCTCCGGGATCCAGCCAGGCTGCTCGAAGTCCGCGCGCTGCACGGGAAGATCGAGGTGGGCGAGATGGAGGCGGTGGGCCTGATGGAGGCGTGCCAGAGGAGCGAGGTGCCGTGGCTCGTGATCCGGGGCATCTCCGACTTCGGCGATGAGTTCAAGGACGACCGTTTTCATGAGCTGGCCTCCCGTACGGCCGCCGTGGTGCTGGCGGACTTCATCGAGCACGGCCTGCAACTGCCTGAACGCTCAGGTCCTTCGGGCTCTCGCAGGTGGCCGATGCTGGCGGTGGGAGCGCTGCTCCTCATGGGCGGAGCAGGGCTCTATTGGGCGAACGGGGCTCGAGAGAAGAACGTCCCTGCCGCGCTTTGCAAGAGCAGTCCTGGCCCAAGCCCCTTCAAGCGGCCGGATGCGACACATTTCCTGGTGGCGCACTTCGAAGGGAGCCCGTCAGCCGATCAGAGCTTCTCGGAAGTCGTGTCGACCCAGGTCATGCGTGCCTTGAAGACCTACAACGAAGAGGCTCTCAGGAATCCGCGGGAGGTGGATCTGGAAGTTCCCGAGGACTCGCTGGAGATAGGGAGACTCGACTGCTTCATCGAGAGCCACGCGCAGGCGGAGGCTGTGGCGCGAGCGCTCGATGCGGATGTCGTGATCTGGGGACAAGCATTCCTCAACCCGAGCGACAACGGCTATACCATCCGTCCTCATGCCACGCTTTATCACGCCGATGGAAGCATCCGACGAGGTGGTGAGAGCAAGATAGAGGTGCGGAGCCTGGGGCACCTGGATCTCCCCGCGCTGCGCTCGACAGAGCCCTTTCTGCTGGTTCAGTTCGCGGTGGGGCTTCATCTCTACGAGAGGGGCGAGTACTGGCTGGCTGCTCGGTTCTTCGAGAAGTCAGCCGAGCACGTGGTGTCGAAAGAGCGCGGTGCCGCCGAGATCAAGTACATATTGGGGGAGGTTTATCTTCACGCCCAAGCCCTGGAGCCATCGCTTCGTTACAGCAAGGAGGCGCTCGAACTCGAGAGGGGTAGGGGGAGCTCGCTGGAGAGTGCCCTCCTCAACAACCTCGGGAGTGTGCTCGAGGCCAGGGAGGACTACCAGGCAGCACTGGAGCACTACCAGCAGGCGATTGCCGTCTCCGAGAAGGCACTTGGTAAAGACAACCCTGATATGGCCGTGCCTTTGAACAACATGGGCACTCTGTTCTTTGCCCAAGGGAAGCATCCGGAAGCGCTGAGCTACCTCCGGCGGTCACTGGAGATCTCCGAGAAGGCACTTGGCAAGGACCACCCTGAGGTCGCTGGACGGTTGAACAACATGGGGGGTGTCCTTCAGGCCCAGGGGAAATACGCGGAGGCGTTGACTCATTACCAGAGAGCGTTGGTGGTCTCCGAGAGGGCTCTCGGCAAGGAGCACCCCCATGTGGCTACGGTCTTGAACAACATGGGGAGTGCGCTCAGAGCCCAGGGGAAAGACGAGGAGGCGTTGGAGAAGTACCAGCGGGCCCTGGGGATCGTCGAAAAAGCGCTCGGCAAGCGCCACCACAGCATGGTGCCGATCCTGAATGGCATCGGCCACATCCTCATGGCCCAGGAAGAATACGCGGAAGCGCTTGAGCGCTACCAGCAAGGCCTGGTGATCTCCAAGGAGTCACTCGGCGAAGAGCACCCGGATGTGGTCATCGGCCTGAGCAACGTTGGCGGCGCGCTCATGGGGATGGGGGACTACGCAAAGGCGGAGGAGATCTGCCAGCAGGCGCTCATCCTTGCCAGGAGGGTTCTTGGTGAGGACCATCCATTCACTCAGCGCGTGCGAGCGAACCTGGAGCAGGTGCGCTCCCATCAATGA
- a CDS encoding DUF5953 family protein, producing the protein MEPAYTPLDLDNPAHLNVLLRTYKRFPEIGGRSST; encoded by the coding sequence GTGGAGCCCGCTTATACGCCCCTCGACCTCGACAACCCTGCCCACCTGAATGTGCTCCTGCGGACCTACAAACGTTTCCCGGAGATCGGCGGACGCTCTTCTACTTGA
- the ybaK gene encoding Cys-tRNA(Pro) deacylase, with protein MKTNAARQLDTLGIQYELREYEVDPEDLSAETVAAKVGLPAEQVFKTLVARGDRSGVLMAVVPGDAELDLKALARLSGDRKVDTVPLKELQPLTGFIRGGVTAIGGKKEYPVFVDETVELFDVISVSAGVRGTQILIAPADYLKVVKGKVGPISRPKV; from the coding sequence ATGAAGACGAACGCCGCCCGCCAGCTGGACACGCTCGGCATCCAGTACGAGCTGCGCGAGTACGAGGTGGATCCGGAGGACCTGTCGGCGGAGACGGTGGCCGCGAAGGTGGGGCTGCCGGCGGAGCAGGTGTTCAAGACGCTGGTGGCGCGCGGGGACAGGTCGGGCGTGCTGATGGCGGTGGTGCCGGGCGACGCGGAGCTGGACTTGAAGGCACTGGCCCGGCTGAGCGGGGACCGGAAGGTGGACACGGTGCCGCTCAAGGAGTTGCAGCCGCTGACGGGCTTCATCCGGGGCGGCGTGACGGCGATTGGCGGCAAGAAGGAGTACCCCGTCTTCGTGGACGAGACGGTGGAGCTGTTCGACGTCATCTCCGTGTCCGCGGGCGTGAGGGGAACGCAGATCCTCATCGCCCCGGCGGACTACCTGAAGGTGGTCAAGGGCAAGGTGGGCCCGATCTCGCGCCCCAAGGTCTGA
- a CDS encoding outer membrane beta-barrel domain-containing protein, whose protein sequence is MGLDLTGDDASKAEEQKTEDTTETPAVEPSPTPSVSAPAAPPPEPLDALPTDITQEDRVKSVQRKVYRKAGRFELTPLVSFSINDPYYSKLGASLRGAYYFADTLALSARASAMQVLPSEDVRTAKRAFQSKIYHSVPQWSAMADVEWAPLYGKVAFLNSILHFDGYLLGGAGVVRTQTSALEGRSVNIGADLGVGMRFVAKDFLAVNVALINTSYVDQPLGTSKGAIQNLMTINAGISLFFPLRSTGKEGE, encoded by the coding sequence ATGGGGCTCGATCTCACGGGCGACGACGCCAGCAAGGCCGAGGAACAGAAGACCGAAGACACCACCGAGACCCCAGCCGTCGAGCCCTCACCCACGCCCTCGGTCAGCGCGCCCGCGGCTCCTCCACCGGAGCCGCTGGACGCACTGCCCACGGACATCACCCAGGAGGACCGCGTCAAGAGCGTCCAGCGCAAGGTGTACCGCAAGGCGGGACGCTTCGAGCTCACCCCGCTGGTGAGCTTCTCCATCAATGATCCGTACTACTCGAAGCTCGGCGCCTCGCTGCGCGGGGCGTACTACTTCGCGGACACGCTGGCGCTGTCGGCGCGCGCCTCCGCGATGCAGGTGCTGCCCTCGGAGGACGTGCGCACCGCCAAGCGCGCCTTCCAGAGCAAGATCTACCACTCGGTGCCGCAGTGGTCGGCCATGGCGGACGTGGAGTGGGCGCCGCTCTACGGCAAGGTGGCCTTCCTCAACTCCATCCTCCACTTCGACGGCTACCTGCTGGGCGGGGCCGGCGTGGTGAGGACGCAGACGTCCGCCCTGGAGGGCCGCAGCGTCAACATCGGCGCGGACCTGGGCGTGGGAATGCGCTTCGTGGCCAAGGACTTCCTGGCAGTCAACGTCGCGCTCATCAACACCTCGTACGTCGACCAGCCGCTGGGCACCAGCAAGGGTGCCATCCAGAATCTCATGACGATCAATGCTGGTATCTCGCTGTTCTTCCCCCTGCGCTCCACGGGCAAGGAGGGAGAATGA
- the purE gene encoding 5-(carboxyamino)imidazole ribonucleotide mutase: MASADTPWVGVIMGGKSDLEYLRPAIDILTELGIPHEVRVVSAHRTPDWMMEYASTAEGRGLSVIIAAAGGAAHLPGMVASKTLLPVLGVPMPTTVLNGLDALMSIVQMPKGVPVGTQAIGKPGAANAALHAASILALKYPELRARLASWRQARTEEVLRERELS; encoded by the coding sequence ATGGCGAGCGCGGACACCCCCTGGGTCGGGGTCATCATGGGCGGCAAGAGCGACCTCGAGTACCTGCGCCCGGCGATCGACATCCTCACCGAGCTGGGCATCCCCCACGAGGTGCGCGTGGTGTCGGCGCACCGGACGCCGGACTGGATGATGGAGTACGCCTCCACGGCGGAGGGACGGGGGCTGTCGGTCATCATCGCGGCGGCGGGTGGGGCCGCCCACCTGCCGGGCATGGTGGCGAGCAAGACGCTGCTGCCCGTGCTGGGGGTGCCCATGCCCACCACGGTGCTCAACGGCCTGGATGCCTTGATGTCCATCGTGCAGATGCCCAAGGGCGTGCCGGTGGGGACGCAGGCCATCGGCAAGCCGGGAGCGGCGAACGCGGCGCTGCATGCCGCCTCCATCCTGGCCCTCAAGTATCCGGAGCTTCGGGCGCGGCTGGCCTCGTGGCGCCAGGCGCGCACCGAGGAAGTGCTCCGGGAGCGGGAGCTGTCATGA
- the purK gene encoding 5-(carboxyamino)imidazole ribonucleotide synthase, translated as MKMVLPGGTIGILGGGQLGRMMALSARTLGFQVQALDPDPACPARWVVDQCYTADFSDARAAAQLARACDVVTLEIEKIPLPSLRAAAEQAPLRPSAAILEMIQHRGRQKAWLTKKGFPVGPWRELNSAAELSTAIDELGGRCFVKSCEGGYDGRGQVLVKAGTEAPQAWSDLGERAVVAEASLDLQAELSVLVARSPRGETVVYPPAYNHHEERILAWSLLPGPLPLHVAVEATNIARDMANALEVEGLLVVEMFLLKDGRLLVNELAPRPHNSFHATEVACLTSQFEQAVRAVCNLPLGSVEVVRPAAIVNLLGDLWLREGGPRFEQVLAMPGVRLHLYGKRDARKGRKMGHLSAVGTTPEDALARVKAASQALGM; from the coding sequence ATGAAGATGGTCCTTCCTGGAGGGACGATTGGCATCCTGGGCGGCGGTCAGCTCGGGCGGATGATGGCGCTGTCGGCGCGCACACTGGGCTTCCAGGTGCAGGCGCTGGATCCGGATCCGGCGTGCCCGGCACGCTGGGTGGTGGACCAGTGCTACACGGCGGACTTCAGCGACGCGAGGGCGGCGGCCCAGCTGGCGCGGGCGTGCGACGTGGTGACGCTGGAGATCGAGAAGATCCCCCTGCCCTCGCTGCGCGCGGCGGCGGAGCAGGCGCCGCTGAGGCCCTCGGCCGCCATCCTCGAGATGATCCAGCACCGCGGGCGGCAGAAGGCCTGGCTGACGAAGAAAGGCTTCCCGGTGGGCCCGTGGCGCGAGCTGAACAGCGCGGCGGAGCTGAGCACGGCCATCGATGAGCTGGGCGGGCGGTGCTTCGTGAAGTCCTGCGAGGGCGGCTACGACGGGCGCGGGCAGGTGCTGGTGAAGGCCGGCACGGAGGCGCCCCAGGCGTGGAGCGATCTGGGCGAGCGAGCGGTGGTGGCGGAGGCGTCGCTGGATCTGCAGGCCGAGCTGTCGGTGCTGGTGGCGCGCAGCCCGAGGGGCGAGACGGTGGTGTACCCGCCGGCCTACAACCACCACGAGGAGCGCATCCTGGCGTGGTCGCTGCTGCCCGGTCCGCTGCCGCTGCACGTGGCGGTGGAGGCGACGAACATCGCCCGGGACATGGCGAACGCGCTGGAGGTGGAGGGGCTGCTGGTGGTGGAGATGTTCCTGCTGAAGGACGGGCGGCTGCTGGTGAACGAGCTGGCGCCGCGCCCGCACAACAGCTTCCACGCCACGGAGGTGGCGTGCCTCACCAGCCAGTTCGAGCAGGCGGTGCGCGCGGTGTGCAACCTGCCGCTGGGCTCGGTGGAGGTGGTGCGCCCGGCGGCCATCGTGAACCTGCTGGGGGACCTGTGGCTGCGCGAGGGCGGGCCGCGCTTCGAGCAGGTGCTGGCGATGCCGGGCGTGCGGCTGCACCTGTATGGGAAGCGGGACGCGCGCAAGGGCCGGAAGATGGGGCACCTGTCGGCGGTGGGCACCACGCCCGAGGACGCGCTGGCGCGGGTGAAGGCGGCCTCGCAGGCCCTGGGGATGTGA
- the cglC gene encoding adventurous gliding motility lipoprotein CglC: MSPRLAVILSAALLASGCEVTTELGKPCVLVKKPTAEEEAQGIRSKPVLESEIAPKQDFISFGATDCEDLICVRDADYPRNSNPNEVAMGYCSQECVEGEDGDCEVTDSSVDEALSSRIVCRSLLLDQTSLEDLKRADPVTYRRTFGETNSPYFCAGNLSSLPPQ; encoded by the coding sequence ATGTCTCCGCGTCTGGCCGTCATCCTGAGCGCCGCCCTGCTGGCCAGCGGGTGCGAAGTGACCACCGAGCTTGGCAAGCCGTGCGTGCTGGTGAAGAAGCCCACCGCGGAGGAGGAGGCGCAGGGCATCCGCTCCAAGCCGGTGCTCGAGAGCGAGATCGCCCCCAAGCAGGACTTCATCTCCTTTGGGGCCACGGACTGCGAGGATCTCATCTGCGTCCGGGACGCGGACTACCCCCGGAACTCGAACCCCAACGAAGTCGCCATGGGCTACTGCAGCCAGGAGTGCGTGGAGGGCGAGGACGGGGACTGTGAGGTGACGGACTCTTCGGTGGACGAGGCGCTCAGCTCCCGCATCGTCTGCCGCTCGCTGCTGCTGGACCAGACGTCCCTGGAGGACCTCAAGCGGGCGGACCCGGTCACCTACCGGCGGACGTTTGGAGAGACGAACTCTCCGTATTTCTGCGCGGGCAACCTGTCCTCACTGCCGCCCCAGTGA
- a CDS encoding outer membrane beta-barrel domain-containing protein — MRALRLLTALCLLPASALAQDARPAAPAPAPAAPRPSGDPAPAAPAGSSESEAGDVSEVDKDALGPLRERIRPVSGHLFLKKGRFELSPSATISLRDAFFRKYILGATFTYFPMETLGVGLRAGYSIPTVSGAAQICNFTGGDDGSVTRGCSAPTFEALDGRAPGQLTLMAGVDVQWAPIYGKISLLAESFAHFDMYGVLGATAIQYKGPPDSADVRSTSRMTAGGNVGIGFRFFLNRYMTLRTEVRDLVYVEKGESDNSLRNQLLFELGFSFFLPTALPES, encoded by the coding sequence ATGCGCGCCCTTCGACTGCTCACGGCCCTCTGCCTGCTGCCTGCCTCGGCGCTGGCCCAGGACGCCAGGCCGGCGGCGCCCGCGCCCGCTCCGGCGGCGCCCCGGCCCTCGGGGGATCCGGCTCCGGCCGCCCCTGCCGGCTCCTCCGAGTCCGAGGCGGGTGACGTGTCCGAGGTGGACAAGGACGCGCTGGGGCCCCTGCGCGAGCGCATCCGCCCCGTCTCCGGCCACCTCTTCCTCAAGAAGGGTCGGTTCGAGCTGAGCCCCTCGGCGACCATCTCCCTGCGGGACGCCTTCTTCCGCAAGTACATCCTGGGCGCCACCTTCACCTACTTCCCCATGGAGACGCTGGGCGTGGGCCTGCGCGCCGGCTACTCCATCCCCACGGTGTCGGGGGCGGCGCAGATCTGCAACTTCACCGGCGGCGACGACGGCAGCGTCACCCGCGGCTGCAGCGCGCCCACCTTCGAGGCGCTGGATGGCCGCGCTCCGGGGCAGCTCACGCTGATGGCCGGGGTGGACGTGCAGTGGGCTCCCATCTACGGGAAGATCTCCCTGCTGGCCGAGAGCTTCGCCCACTTCGACATGTACGGCGTGCTGGGCGCCACGGCCATCCAGTACAAGGGGCCGCCGGACAGCGCGGACGTGCGGAGCACCTCCCGGATGACGGCCGGCGGCAACGTGGGCATCGGCTTCCGCTTCTTCCTCAACCGCTACATGACGCTGCGCACCGAGGTGAGGGATCTCGTCTACGTGGAGAAGGGCGAGTCCGACAATTCGCTGCGCAACCAGCTGCTGTTCGAGCTGGGCTTCTCCTTCTTCCTCCCTACCGCCCTTCCCGAGTCATGA